From Ramlibacter tataouinensis, the proteins below share one genomic window:
- a CDS encoding DUF3016 domain-containing protein, whose translation MNARSDVLGLCLLAIASLASAGSASVVFVDPGKHTDASYSHSFSASSGDRAQVQRDIEHHLKYLAERDLPAGDVLTVEVLDIDLAGRFEPSASGFDVRIVREITSPRIELRYKLMHGDQLLGSAEEHLADLSFLMRINPYRRDDRLRYEKAMLDDWFQRRFGIR comes from the coding sequence ATGAATGCACGATCGGACGTGTTGGGACTTTGCCTGCTTGCCATTGCTTCTCTCGCATCCGCCGGTAGCGCGTCCGTCGTCTTCGTTGATCCGGGAAAGCACACGGATGCCTCCTACTCGCATTCATTCTCAGCGAGCAGCGGTGATCGCGCCCAAGTGCAGCGCGACATTGAACACCACCTGAAGTACCTCGCCGAGCGCGACTTGCCGGCCGGCGACGTATTAACAGTCGAGGTTCTGGATATTGATCTGGCGGGTCGTTTTGAGCCATCTGCCTCAGGATTTGACGTGCGAATCGTTCGGGAGATCACAAGTCCTCGCATCGAGCTGCGATACAAGCTGATGCACGGCGACCAGCTGCTTGGCAGCGCCGAAGAGCATCTCGCCGACCTGAGTTTCCTGATGAGGATCAATCCGTACAGGCGCGACGATCGGCTGCGGTATGAAAAAGCGATGCTCGACGACTGGTTTCAAAGGAGATTTGGCATCAGGTAG
- a CDS encoding DUF3606 domain-containing protein, protein MGGSLHTTPDNLKEAVQAVGGRADKVLEYLKTHGR, encoded by the coding sequence ATGGGCGGGAGCCTGCACACCACGCCCGACAACCTAAAGGAAGCAGTGCAGGCCGTCGGCGGTCGGGCGGACAAGGTGCTGGAGTACCTGAAGACGCACGGACGTTGA
- a CDS encoding HAD domain-containing protein, protein MSSKPQHKSVSIVDLLGQAAASGVDLDQVLEEVSFGRAAAGEPRLTLEQKLKRFDPKKHGGEAMPTSLVASEIVDDGDDVQRILFLDIDGVLHPVGCRSARLFERLPLLERLLREHLQLQVVISSSWRETRTLERLRQPFSPELRIRIVGATPILKWHGGSGHRQRECVAWLQQHAPGESWIAVDDEPTLYVPGRAVICDPLVGLDQLQVEQLTEWAGACTPRPTT, encoded by the coding sequence ATGAGCTCAAAGCCCCAACATAAGTCCGTCAGCATCGTGGACCTGCTCGGGCAAGCCGCGGCGTCGGGCGTGGATCTTGACCAGGTTCTGGAGGAGGTCTCATTTGGCCGGGCAGCAGCGGGCGAGCCGCGCCTGACGCTCGAACAGAAGCTCAAGCGATTTGACCCCAAGAAGCACGGAGGCGAGGCAATGCCGACTTCGCTTGTTGCAAGCGAGATCGTAGATGACGGCGACGACGTGCAGCGGATCCTGTTTCTGGACATCGACGGCGTGTTGCATCCCGTCGGATGCAGGAGCGCACGGCTATTCGAGCGACTGCCTCTGCTCGAGCGCCTGCTGCGCGAGCACCTACAGCTGCAGGTGGTGATCTCTAGCTCCTGGCGCGAGACACGAACGCTCGAGCGGCTGCGGCAGCCTTTTTCTCCTGAGTTGCGCATCCGTATCGTTGGGGCGACGCCGATTCTCAAGTGGCACGGAGGCAGTGGCCACCGGCAGCGGGAATGCGTGGCTTGGCTGCAGCAGCACGCCCCAGGTGAGAGCTGGATCGCGGTCGACGACGAGCCGACGTTGTACGTGCCCGGCCGCGCTGTGATATGCGACCCATTGGTCGGCCTAGACCAGCTGCAGGTTGAACAGTTAACGGAATGGGCGGGAGCCTGCACACCACGCCCGACAACCTAA
- a CDS encoding alpha/beta fold hydrolase: MFTEVTTHSGRITVEACGPVDAPALLIAVVGTSRGLVVESNAAYRAELAQHYRLVFWDYPPSQFGRAATNAPPFTAARVVEDYLAVADAAKVGKFAYFGYSFGGNSGLQLAKRHPERLTALVVGGWPAIGADFGAMLTACRGMYETSVDPEKYPNFASMLPSDPEQRARIVGSYRSFFEYYDSLQDLDKPAQEELAKSLTMPRLNFADALDIVASLGPGGEVGPTLIRNEATLNAMGWSTRVLHVATDSATAHSLAMEAKVVTPLLREFLREVL, translated from the coding sequence GTGTTCACCGAAGTGACGACCCACAGCGGACGCATCACCGTCGAGGCCTGCGGCCCGGTCGATGCGCCCGCGCTGTTGATCGCGGTCGTCGGTACTTCCCGGGGTTTGGTGGTTGAAAGTAACGCCGCCTATCGCGCCGAGCTCGCACAGCACTATCGCCTGGTATTTTGGGACTATCCGCCGAGCCAGTTTGGCCGGGCGGCAACTAACGCACCGCCGTTCACTGCTGCGCGAGTCGTTGAAGACTACCTTGCGGTAGCCGATGCAGCGAAGGTCGGCAAGTTCGCCTATTTTGGCTATTCATTCGGCGGCAACTCCGGACTCCAGCTCGCGAAGCGGCATCCGGAGCGGCTCACCGCCTTAGTAGTCGGCGGCTGGCCGGCAATAGGTGCTGATTTCGGAGCGATGTTGACGGCTTGCCGCGGCATGTACGAGACCAGCGTCGATCCGGAGAAATATCCAAACTTCGCGTCAATGCTGCCGAGTGATCCAGAACAGCGGGCGCGAATCGTGGGGTCTTACCGCTCGTTCTTTGAGTACTACGACTCGCTGCAAGACCTCGACAAGCCAGCGCAAGAAGAACTAGCTAAATCACTAACGATGCCGCGCCTGAACTTCGCCGACGCGCTCGATATCGTGGCAAGTCTCGGACCTGGAGGTGAAGTCGGCCCTACGCTGATTCGCAATGAGGCTACTTTGAACGCCATGGGTTGGTCCACACGCGTCTTGCATGTCGCGACCGATTCGGCAACAGCCCATTCCCTCGCAATGGAAGCCAAGGTGGTGACACCGCTTTTGCGCGAATTCCTGAGAGAGGTGCTTTGA
- a CDS encoding helix-turn-helix domain-containing protein produces MPNIASVLKAEIARLARKEPRLETNGLRKAVTGYRSEIAALKRRIEQLERQTRRTSKAAISVGKPMEDDAGSPKHRFSAKGFAMHRARLGLSAAEYGRLLGVSGLSVYKWEGGQVHPRASYLPAIATVRKMGKREAASKLEALQA; encoded by the coding sequence ATGCCGAACATTGCAAGCGTCTTAAAAGCAGAAATCGCCCGGCTTGCCCGCAAGGAGCCGCGCTTGGAGACTAACGGCCTGCGCAAGGCCGTCACCGGGTACCGCTCCGAGATTGCAGCCCTAAAGCGTCGGATCGAGCAGCTCGAGCGTCAAACTAGGCGCACTTCGAAGGCCGCCATTTCGGTTGGCAAGCCCATGGAAGACGATGCCGGCTCCCCAAAGCATCGCTTCAGCGCAAAGGGTTTTGCAATGCACAGAGCGCGCTTGGGACTTTCTGCAGCTGAGTACGGCAGGCTCTTGGGAGTTAGCGGCTTGTCCGTCTACAAGTGGGAAGGCGGCCAGGTGCATCCGCGGGCTAGCTACCTGCCCGCTATCGCAACTGTGCGGAAGATGGGCAAGCGGGAGGCTGCAAGCAAGCTAGAAGCGCTGCAAGCCTAG
- a CDS encoding helix-turn-helix transcriptional regulator — protein MRTEAPFLPDQTIRLESDFHAVLGSMAKDQAGQDWRPAHLTDASRIVGNGRPLKWDAVYVQLNHGMSVSFGQYETEAGYRCTTRADGCLIVTVMSAGKLYCLAPEETTLESGQCLVRLQQRGETYSCLIPGQQHVASVRLTIDPEILCRDFHMPGGAAWLRQRLAFRKFDLNADARRTAALFYEEHIDRPTATLRLEILALDLLRAVIDQLCESSEAEIHVASGTLPPREERQVVAARRLIELHFDDVPTVTVLARRVGTNATKLTRNFKLAFGETIAAFALRLRMERARDLLLHERLGVGEVAYRVGYQHHSSFTAAFRSFYGVSPKAASSVH, from the coding sequence ATGCGTACGGAGGCGCCGTTTTTGCCAGACCAGACCATCCGACTTGAGTCGGACTTTCACGCGGTGCTTGGATCCATGGCGAAGGATCAAGCAGGGCAGGACTGGCGTCCAGCCCATCTGACCGATGCTTCGAGAATCGTTGGAAACGGTCGGCCGCTGAAGTGGGACGCCGTCTACGTCCAACTCAATCACGGCATGTCCGTGTCTTTTGGTCAGTATGAAACCGAAGCGGGATACAGGTGCACGACCCGTGCCGATGGCTGTCTTATCGTGACAGTCATGAGCGCAGGGAAACTCTACTGCCTGGCTCCAGAAGAGACGACCCTGGAGTCCGGGCAGTGTCTCGTACGTCTGCAGCAGCGTGGCGAAACCTATTCGTGCTTGATCCCAGGGCAGCAACACGTCGCCTCAGTGCGACTCACCATTGACCCTGAAATCCTCTGCCGTGACTTCCACATGCCAGGTGGCGCAGCTTGGCTGCGGCAGAGGCTCGCGTTCCGGAAATTCGACCTGAACGCTGATGCGCGGCGTACTGCGGCGCTGTTTTACGAAGAGCACATTGACCGTCCGACGGCAACGCTGAGACTTGAGATCTTGGCGCTAGACCTCCTTCGGGCAGTCATTGATCAGCTATGTGAAAGTAGTGAAGCCGAGATTCACGTCGCCTCAGGGACCCTTCCGCCGCGAGAGGAACGCCAAGTCGTCGCGGCGCGTCGCCTGATCGAACTCCATTTCGATGACGTCCCCACGGTCACAGTGCTCGCGCGCAGGGTCGGGACGAATGCGACCAAGCTTACAAGGAACTTCAAGTTAGCCTTCGGCGAGACGATCGCCGCATTCGCTCTTCGCCTCCGAATGGAACGCGCTCGAGATTTGCTTCTCCACGAGCGGCTCGGAGTAGGCGAGGTCGCCTACCGAGTTGGATATCAACATCACAGCAGCTTCACCGCGGCATTCAGGAGCTTTTACGGGGTCTCCCCAAAGGCAGCATCATCAGTGCACTAA